Proteins co-encoded in one Desulfofundulus luciae genomic window:
- a CDS encoding DUF1670 domain-containing protein: MKEHDRIVLPTRGNIADMGPGQTHAAKIIELYLLGVDCQ; the protein is encoded by the coding sequence ATGAAAGAGCACGATCGAATCGTCTTGCCTACTCGGGGAAACATTGCCGATATGGGGCCCGGTCAAACTCATGCGGCCAAGATCATCGAGTTATACCTCCTGGGTGTTGATTGTCAATAG